A genomic stretch from Sphingobacterium sp. ML3W includes:
- a CDS encoding SDR family oxidoreductase: MNRLKDKVILISGGTAGIGLACAQAYAKAGAQVAFIGLDQASVAATGELLGTPHLGICADFSQEEDVKAAIDQTVATFGRLDAIHNNAGLASPSKPLHDTTGQEWARLFDVNVKSILLTTRYGFSHLKASRGCILNTSSLVAEIGQENHAAYAATKGAVNALTKSMAIDYAALGIRVNSVMPAAVMTPMLQQWALEQPEPEQIFGFLKDIHLLGYCPEGDVIADTCMFLLSDSARFITGVNLPVSGGAELGYRRNS; the protein is encoded by the coding sequence GTGAATAGATTGAAGGATAAAGTGATATTAATCAGTGGTGGTACTGCTGGAATCGGTCTGGCATGTGCGCAGGCCTATGCAAAGGCTGGGGCTCAAGTTGCTTTTATCGGCCTTGATCAGGCCTCTGTCGCTGCTACTGGCGAATTATTAGGTACTCCACATCTGGGTATCTGTGCCGATTTCTCCCAGGAGGAGGATGTGAAGGCAGCGATAGACCAAACAGTCGCAACCTTTGGGCGATTAGATGCCATTCACAACAATGCTGGTCTTGCGAGTCCATCCAAACCGTTGCATGACACCACGGGACAGGAATGGGCCAGATTGTTCGATGTCAATGTGAAAAGTATTTTGTTGACAACACGATATGGCTTTTCTCATCTGAAAGCCTCAAGAGGGTGTATATTAAATACAAGCAGCCTCGTGGCGGAAATTGGCCAGGAAAATCATGCCGCTTATGCCGCAACAAAAGGTGCTGTCAATGCCCTGACCAAATCAATGGCGATAGATTACGCAGCATTGGGGATCAGGGTTAATTCTGTCATGCCCGCGGCGGTGATGACGCCTATGCTTCAGCAATGGGCTTTGGAGCAACCGGAGCCGGAACAGATATTTGGTTTTCTAAAAGATATCCACCTCTTGGGCTATTGCCCGGAAGGGGATGTAATCGCAGATACCTGCATGTTTTTGCTGTCCGACAGTGCCCGGTTTATTACCGGGGTGAACCTGCCTGTGAGTGGTGGTGCCGAGCTTGGCTACCGACGGAATAGCTAG
- a CDS encoding DUF6660 family protein encodes MRVIVFILITYILGLSFVPCSDANIRSEVTAMETQFNEPHNHSEDTTDACSIFCYCNCCSGNITVFEYQLPKIEGIQISIYFDNRMPVLNTPILSSYFGTIWQPPKVDA; translated from the coding sequence ATGAGGGTAATTGTTTTCATATTGATCACCTATATCTTGGGACTTTCCTTTGTCCCATGCAGTGACGCGAACATTCGCAGCGAGGTGACAGCCATGGAAACACAATTCAATGAACCTCATAATCATAGTGAAGATACCACCGATGCCTGTTCTATTTTCTGTTATTGCAACTGTTGTAGCGGAAATATTACAGTCTTCGAATATCAGTTACCAAAAATTGAAGGTATCCAGATTTCAATTTATTTTGATAATCGGATGCCGGTTCTCAATACACCTATTTTATCTAGCTACTTCGGAACTATCTGGCAGCCGCCTAAGGTAGATGCTTAA
- a CDS encoding fimbrillin family protein, producing MKTKNYHNLKNVLMLGCIMLVASSIYSCKKSGETSPLTEETVVKINLQGVEAYGENEGNAVGQKQGSTKASTASSASEVQEMTVPFGNSSSIDVVLTNSSATAVNKGLVASSGAKATTTTQVTEKKLDKDVKYKVVVYDSQGNYVTEKTYSYGGEAVAEGIVLDAGKTYTFVAYSTNSTSTVPNISNQSTLSSASLNNISGDLMYFANTLKVNKGVNNLNVVLKHRFSQIITTLTMDANMTGAITKLENAVFKPSHTSANLKLSDEALTYNGLNDAGVQAQFPALGIGLRTVVSTPSLLIHPATSTGTLKLGSLTIDGETKSNVTIPNVKINPGQKYDLKLNFKTCTQDVTSNGLNWSYPAVVVNGKTGIRIDGVFYPSGTTISRSFTAPAADYGFVFDITELDNAFNMEINGVKLAKNEIQFEVGASSAQNIQFLDGSKYAGNNVETNSRIAQIYNMQGTAANPLIKLVISRTGKVTMFGSKVNGGPLYELVLNNGNSFNTFPWGSTQSNTVKVTQLVDGRTIIKGVGAGKKKIPCS from the coding sequence ATGAAAACGAAAAATTACCACAACCTTAAAAATGTATTGATGCTGGGATGTATTATGCTGGTTGCTTCAAGTATTTACTCTTGTAAAAAGAGTGGCGAAACCAGCCCCTTAACCGAGGAAACCGTGGTTAAGATCAATCTTCAGGGGGTTGAGGCCTATGGTGAGAACGAAGGTAACGCTGTCGGTCAAAAGCAAGGGTCCACAAAAGCATCTACCGCAAGCAGTGCTTCCGAAGTACAGGAGATGACAGTTCCTTTTGGCAATAGTTCTTCCATTGATGTTGTATTGACAAATAGCTCAGCTACCGCAGTCAATAAAGGATTGGTGGCCTCATCGGGTGCCAAAGCAACAACGACAACTCAGGTAACTGAGAAAAAACTGGACAAAGATGTTAAATATAAAGTAGTTGTCTATGATAGCCAAGGGAATTACGTGACTGAAAAGACCTATAGCTATGGTGGAGAAGCTGTTGCAGAGGGGATTGTTCTTGATGCTGGAAAAACCTATACTTTTGTTGCTTACTCAACAAATAGCACAAGTACAGTACCTAATATTAGCAATCAAAGTACTTTATCCTCAGCAAGCCTCAATAATATCAGTGGCGACCTGATGTATTTCGCGAACACACTGAAAGTAAACAAAGGTGTTAACAACCTAAATGTTGTGTTGAAACACCGCTTCAGTCAGATTATCACAACTTTGACAATGGATGCCAACATGACCGGGGCCATCACCAAACTTGAAAATGCAGTGTTTAAACCAAGTCATACATCGGCCAACTTAAAACTTTCGGATGAAGCGCTTACATACAACGGATTAAACGACGCAGGTGTACAAGCACAATTTCCGGCTTTAGGTATTGGCCTACGTACAGTTGTCAGCACTCCTTCCCTATTGATCCACCCAGCAACAAGTACTGGAACGCTTAAACTTGGAAGCCTGACCATTGATGGTGAAACCAAATCAAATGTTACCATTCCAAATGTAAAGATCAATCCCGGACAGAAATATGATCTGAAGCTTAATTTCAAAACCTGTACACAAGATGTGACCAGTAATGGATTAAACTGGAGCTATCCAGCGGTGGTCGTTAACGGTAAAACCGGAATCCGTATTGATGGAGTATTTTATCCAAGCGGAACCACGATCTCCAGAAGCTTCACCGCTCCTGCAGCAGATTATGGATTTGTGTTTGATATCACCGAACTGGACAATGCTTTCAATATGGAAATTAATGGCGTGAAACTGGCAAAAAATGAAATCCAGTTTGAAGTTGGCGCATCTTCAGCACAAAATATCCAATTCCTGGATGGAAGTAAATATGCAGGAAATAATGTAGAAACAAATAGTAGAATTGCTCAAATCTATAATATGCAAGGGACCGCAGCCAACCCATTGATCAAACTCGTGATCAGCAGAACAGGTAAAGTGACTATGTTCGGCAGCAAAGTCAATGGTGGACCTTTATATGAACTTGTATTGAACAATGGTAACTCCTTCAATACCTTCCCTTGGGGAAGCACACAGAGCAACACTGTAAAAGTAACTCAGCTTGTTGATGGTCGTACGATCATTAAAGGTGTAGGTGCAGGAAAGAAGAAAATACCTTGTAGCTAA
- a CDS encoding sodium:solute symporter gives MLGNIDLGIAVAYIALILIVGIRAGIGGKRNTGTAEGYFLAGKSLRWPAIGLALFATNISTVHLVSLAQSGFDTGLLNGNFEWMAAFTLILLALFFVPFYLKSGVATLPDFLERRYDRSSRDWLTFISIISAIVIHIAFSMLAGGIVLKTLFGINMYLSITVICIITGMYTILGGLRAVVVTESIQTIVLLAGAFIISFAAFNRMGGWIPMKDVLIAEGGLDRLSMLRGADDSSGMPWYAVFFGYPILGIWYWCADQTIVQRVLGAKDENHGRVGALFCGFLKILPVFIFVLPGLFAYTLFKSGHLDLSSLGLDAAGHVNSKGIYTLMITQLLPSGLIGILVAALLSGLMSQISGALNSISTMVSYDIFKQRKPQATDKQLIRIGKISAVIAMAFSLALLPLLDRYESIFNGINDVIAHIAPPITCVFLLGVFWRKASAVSAKLTLWIGSFFGMGVFILNKVLPDSWIGQTPFMMMAFYLFLTCMIIQIILSYRYPVQHSAESEQLYWKSPLEPLRGAAWKGIGNYRVLSGLLLAIVTILYIIFR, from the coding sequence ATGTTAGGAAATATAGATTTGGGTATCGCAGTAGCCTATATTGCATTGATCCTGATTGTCGGTATTCGCGCAGGTATCGGCGGTAAGAGAAATACAGGAACGGCCGAAGGTTATTTTCTTGCAGGCAAAAGCTTGCGGTGGCCAGCAATCGGATTGGCGCTTTTTGCGACAAATATATCGACTGTACACTTGGTGAGTCTTGCGCAAAGTGGATTTGATACGGGTTTACTTAATGGAAACTTTGAATGGATGGCCGCATTTACTTTGATCTTATTGGCTTTGTTTTTTGTACCCTTCTACCTCAAATCTGGTGTGGCAACGCTCCCAGATTTTTTGGAAAGAAGGTATGACCGTTCCAGTAGAGATTGGCTGACGTTTATTTCCATTATATCTGCCATAGTGATTCATATTGCCTTTTCCATGTTGGCCGGAGGTATTGTACTAAAGACCCTTTTTGGGATCAATATGTATTTGAGTATTACAGTAATATGTATTATTACCGGAATGTATACTATCCTTGGCGGACTGCGTGCGGTGGTTGTGACAGAATCCATTCAGACCATTGTATTATTAGCTGGCGCATTTATCATCAGTTTTGCGGCCTTCAATCGCATGGGTGGGTGGATACCGATGAAAGATGTCCTGATTGCTGAGGGTGGACTCGACCGCTTGTCCATGCTCCGCGGTGCTGATGACAGCAGTGGCATGCCCTGGTATGCGGTGTTCTTTGGTTATCCCATTCTGGGGATCTGGTATTGGTGTGCGGATCAGACGATTGTCCAGCGCGTACTGGGGGCGAAGGATGAGAACCATGGTCGTGTGGGTGCGCTGTTCTGTGGTTTTCTGAAAATTTTGCCCGTATTTATTTTTGTACTTCCCGGGTTATTCGCTTACACTCTCTTTAAGAGTGGGCATCTTGATCTAAGTAGCCTGGGCTTAGACGCAGCAGGCCATGTGAATTCCAAAGGAATATATACGCTGATGATCACGCAGCTGTTGCCTTCTGGCTTGATTGGGATCCTTGTGGCAGCTTTGTTGTCCGGGTTAATGAGTCAGATTTCTGGCGCCCTTAATTCGATCTCTACGATGGTCAGCTATGACATTTTTAAGCAACGGAAGCCACAGGCCACGGATAAACAGCTTATCCGTATCGGGAAAATATCCGCTGTGATCGCGATGGCTTTTTCGCTAGCTCTACTGCCATTACTGGACAGGTATGAAAGTATTTTTAACGGAATCAACGATGTGATCGCCCATATTGCGCCTCCCATTACCTGTGTATTCCTTTTGGGGGTGTTCTGGCGGAAAGCGTCGGCGGTATCGGCCAAACTGACGCTGTGGATCGGATCTTTTTTTGGTATGGGGGTCTTTATTCTGAATAAGGTCCTGCCAGATTCCTGGATCGGGCAAACTCCATTTATGATGATGGCATTCTACCTTTTCTTGACCTGTATGATCATTCAGATTATCTTATCGTACCGGTATCCGGTACAGCACAGCGCGGAAAGCGAGCAGCTCTATTGGAAGAGTCCATTGGAGCCACTTCGTGGGGCCGCATGGAAAGGAATAGGGAATTACCGCGTTTTATCGGGACTATTGTTGGCTATTGTCACAATTTTATACATAATTTTCAGGTAA
- a CDS encoding alpha-hydroxy acid oxidase, with protein sequence MSQKFTYNTRFPAVEDLRRQAKKRIPKFAFDYLIGGCNEELNLARNENDFDNILLKPQYLQTSGEIDMSVELFGRHYSAPFGVSPIGLQGLMWPNAPEILAKAAAENDIPYILSTVSTSSIERIAEVSQGKAWFQLYHPTENKLRDDILRRLKEVECPVLVVLVDVPAFGLRYKEIKSGLSMPPKMNIANILQTFACPTWGIETLKHGIPSFATLKPYMEKGLDLAQLGQFMNRTFTGKVDVEKIKAIRDLWKGPLVLKGIATDEDMQAAIALGVDGVIVSNHGGRQLDASESSINSLIHLAANPDYKSKIKIMLDGGIRSGVDLARAHAVGSEFNFMGRPFMYGVGALGNAGGEHTISMFKAHLFQVMKQLSISKIDEFPKRLQKILS encoded by the coding sequence ATGAGCCAAAAGTTTACATACAATACCCGATTTCCCGCTGTTGAAGACTTGAGAAGACAGGCAAAGAAAAGAATTCCAAAATTTGCGTTTGACTATTTAATAGGTGGTTGCAATGAAGAACTGAATCTTGCCAGAAATGAAAATGATTTTGACAATATTCTATTAAAGCCGCAGTATCTTCAGACGAGCGGGGAAATTGATATGTCCGTAGAACTTTTTGGTCGCCACTATAGTGCACCATTTGGTGTTTCGCCGATTGGTTTACAGGGCTTGATGTGGCCCAATGCGCCAGAAATTCTGGCGAAAGCCGCTGCAGAAAATGATATCCCTTATATATTGAGTACTGTATCGACAAGTAGTATTGAACGTATTGCTGAGGTGTCACAAGGTAAAGCCTGGTTTCAGCTTTATCATCCTACGGAAAATAAGTTGCGCGATGATATCCTGCGACGTCTGAAAGAGGTAGAATGTCCTGTGCTTGTTGTGCTTGTTGATGTTCCTGCTTTTGGACTACGGTACAAAGAGATTAAAAGTGGATTGTCCATGCCGCCAAAGATGAACATCGCCAATATCCTACAGACGTTTGCTTGTCCTACCTGGGGAATTGAAACACTTAAACATGGTATTCCATCTTTTGCAACCTTAAAGCCTTATATGGAAAAAGGCCTGGATCTAGCGCAACTGGGGCAATTTATGAACAGAACGTTTACGGGTAAAGTAGATGTTGAAAAGATCAAAGCTATTCGGGATTTATGGAAGGGACCTTTGGTATTAAAAGGGATTGCGACAGATGAGGATATGCAGGCTGCTATTGCATTGGGCGTAGATGGCGTTATCGTTTCTAATCATGGCGGAAGACAGCTTGACGCCAGTGAATCATCCATTAATTCATTGATTCATCTGGCAGCCAACCCAGACTATAAAAGCAAAATCAAGATTATGTTGGATGGTGGTATCCGTTCTGGAGTAGACCTTGCCCGTGCACATGCTGTGGGATCTGAATTTAACTTCATGGGGCGACCATTTATGTATGGCGTAGGTGCACTGGGAAATGCCGGTGGTGAACATACCATCAGTATGTTCAAAGCACATTTATTTCAGGTGATGAAACAGCTAAGCATTTCGAAAATTGATGAGTTCCCAAAACGTTTACAGAAGATATTATCGTAA